The genomic DNA CTGTGGCTGGTTTGCTATCGTCCGCCGGAAAAACACCCGGCGATGATCGCGGCGGAATATGACGAGGTTCTGGCGGATCAGATCGAAGTGGTGAAAGAGAAAGCTTCGCTGCGCTCCATCATCAAAAGCAAATCGCTGTGGGCCATTTCGCTGCCGCGCTTTATGGCTGACCCGGCGTGGGGAACGCTGCATTACTGGATGCCGCTGTACCTGGTCACCGTACGTCACATGAACCTGCAGGAGATCGCCATGTTTGCCTGGTTGCCGTTCCTGACGGCGGATCTCGGCTGCCTGTGTGCCGGGTTTATGTCGCGGATGCTGGTCAACCGTGGCGTCAGCGTGCTCAATTCCAAACGCATTACCTTCACTTTTGCCGCGTTGTTAATGCTCTCCATGGCGGGCGTTGGCTTCGTGACCAACGTCTACGTCGCCATCGCGTTGTTCTGCGTCGCCGGGTTTGCCCATCAATGTCTGTCGATCACTGTTATCAGCATGTCGTCTGACTTGTTCTCAAAACACGAAGTGGCGACCGCCACCGGTTTTGCGGCCTTTACCGGCAGCATGGGCAACTTCCTGTTCGGCCTGTTCCTCGGCGCGATGGTCGCGGTGGTGGGCTACAACGTCTTTTTCGTCGGCCTGGGCATTTTCGATTTAATCGGCGCGATGTTCCTGTGGCTGTTAATTAAAAATCCAGAACAAAAAACGCAAACTGTGGCGGCATAACTCGCCAGACATTTATTAAGGGAAAACGTATGAAAAAAATAGCAACGCTGTTGCTGGCGGTCGCCTTTTGCCCGCTGGTAAGCCAGGCTGTTACCCTCGATATTCGCGGCGGTTATCGCGAAGGCAGCCATAAATATGAATCGCGCTTCAAAATGAGCCAGGCGTGGAGTAATGGTTTCTGGCTCAGTATGGAAACCGATAATAAGCAGGGCGTCGATGGCTTTGAGCAGTCCACCACCGATTACAACGAAATTGAAGGCAACTACAAATATAAACTGACCAACACCGTCGCCATGCAGCCCGGCATGATTTATCACTGGGGCAGCGCAGGGGCGCAGATTCGCCCTTACGTGAAGTTTATCTGGAATATGACGCCGGAAACCTGGAGCGGCATCCGCTTGCGTTATGACTGGAATCAGTATGACTCTGTCGATCTGGCGGGGAATAACGACAAGGCCAGCGTCGGGCGAGTGGATCTCTATTTCGGCTGGCAAAACGATAAATGGTATATCCAGGATAACCCGGTCTTTTATCGCTACGTGAATGACTTTAATTACAACAATGACAAACAGTCGGCCTGGGAAAACGATCTGGTCATTAAATATAAGCTGAGCAAAGTCTGGCAGCCCTATATTGAGTGGGATTACATGGGCCAGCAGGGCAGTTATCAGGGGCGCAGAGGGCTGACCGAAAACCGCTACCGCGTCGGCATTTCCATCAATATTTAAGGGACGGACACGTTATGAAATGCAACATCGCGTATCTGGCGTTGGCCGTCTGGAGCGGTGCGTTCGCCGTGACCGCCAGCGCTGACTGCCTGACCTGGGACTGCCAGCAGATGCAGGACATCAAAACACAAATCACCCATCACGATGGCCGCTATACGGCGGCCTGGCAGGCGCTGCAAAAACAGGCCGATGCGGCGCTGGTGCATCCGCGCTGGTCGGTAGCGGATAAAACCCTGACCCCGGCGTCGGGCGATAAGCACGACTATTTCAGCTTCGGCCCCTACTGGTGGCCGGACCCGGACAGCAAAGACGGTCTGCCGTACATCCGCAAAGATGGTCAGATCAACCCGGATTCGAAAACCAGCGCCACCGACAGCAAACGGATGGTGCAGTTTTCCGATGACGTGCGCGCGCTGACGCTCGCCTGGTATTACAGCGGTGAGGCGAAATATGCACAGAAAGCGCAGCAGATGCTGCGCGCGTGGTTCCTCGACGCTAACACCCGTATGAACCCGCACCTGAAATACGCGCAGGCGATCCCGGGGATCGTCGATGGGCGTGGCATCGGCATCATTGATACCCGCGTGCTGATCGACGTGGCGGACAGCATCGCGCTGCTTGCTACGGCGGATCAGATCCCGTCCGCTGATCTGGCGGGGTATCAGAAATGGTATGCCGACTACACCGCGTGGCTGAAAACCAGTCGTAACGGCTTTGAGGAGGCGAACTGGTACAACAATCACGGCGCGTGGTATGACGCGCAGGTGACGGCGTTTTCCCTGTTTACCGGCGACAACGCCGCCGCCGCAACCCAGGTCGACATCTTCACTCTGCGCCATCTGGCCTCGCAGGTGAACAGCAAAGGTGAAATTACCTCGGAACTGGAACGTACCCGCTCTTTCCATTACAGCAACTTTGCGCTGGCAGCCTATGCGCGCATGGGGCGCTACGGCGAAAAGCTCAACACCGATGTCTGGGGATTTGAACTCGACGGGCGCACGATGAAAAAAGCGTTCGCGTTGGTCAGTGATCAGACCGGGAAATCGCCACAGGCGTGGCCGTTTGAGGAACTGCGTTATCTGCCATCCGAAGCGACGGGTCCGATGCTGGCGGCGGCGAGAGCGTATAAAGACGCGACGTTTGTCGAGAGCGCGCGCTTGCTGGCGGACGAAAATCCGCAGGATATCAATCTGCTGATCCCCGGATCGGTACTGGTGAAATAGGCAGGACAGGGATGAAACAATTTACCGATGCGCAGATCCAGTTAGCGCGCCAGCGCGTGACGCCGGAAATCGTCAACGCGTTGATCGCCCGTAACCGGGAGGTGATTGATAACGACATTCTGGTCCCGGAAACGGGTTGCGCGACCTGGAATCACTACTTTTTCTGCCCGAACCACAGCGTCCGGCTGATCTGGGATCGTCATTCACCGGGGCGGCATCGCTGCCCCATCGATGGCGCGACGTTTTCCGGAGAACCGTACGACGGCGCCTGGTGGCGCTGGCTGAACGGACTTAATGCCAGAGCCTGCTACGAACTGGCGGTGCTCTGGCTGCTGACCGACGATCCCCGCTGGCTGGAGAAGGTGGTCGCACTTCTGATGCGCTACGCGCAGTTTTACCCGGACTACGAAGAACATGGCGGTATTCCCTATAACGGGCCGGGCAAGGCCAATGCCCAGACGTTGTGCGAGGCGAACTGCCACGCCGATTTTGCCCGCGGGTTT from Trabulsiella odontotermitis includes the following:
- a CDS encoding MFS transporter → MKIKNLRWYIIILVMLGTVTNYLARSTLGVAAPEMMKTLGLSSEQYSWIVSVFPFTYAIGGILCGFVIDRYGLRLSFAILAALWSIFNMLTGLCSTWLPIAWLRGGLGITEAAFNPAGMKVTAEWFPAKERGLACGVYSLGTSLGAMLAPPLVVWAIVNYNWEMSFVVTGGVGLIWCVLWLVCYRPPEKHPAMIAAEYDEVLADQIEVVKEKASLRSIIKSKSLWAISLPRFMADPAWGTLHYWMPLYLVTVRHMNLQEIAMFAWLPFLTADLGCLCAGFMSRMLVNRGVSVLNSKRITFTFAALLMLSMAGVGFVTNVYVAIALFCVAGFAHQCLSITVISMSSDLFSKHEVATATGFAAFTGSMGNFLFGLFLGAMVAVVGYNVFFVGLGIFDLIGAMFLWLLIKNPEQKTQTVAA
- a CDS encoding alginate lyase family protein gives rise to the protein MKCNIAYLALAVWSGAFAVTASADCLTWDCQQMQDIKTQITHHDGRYTAAWQALQKQADAALVHPRWSVADKTLTPASGDKHDYFSFGPYWWPDPDSKDGLPYIRKDGQINPDSKTSATDSKRMVQFSDDVRALTLAWYYSGEAKYAQKAQQMLRAWFLDANTRMNPHLKYAQAIPGIVDGRGIGIIDTRVLIDVADSIALLATADQIPSADLAGYQKWYADYTAWLKTSRNGFEEANWYNNHGAWYDAQVTAFSLFTGDNAAAATQVDIFTLRHLASQVNSKGEITSELERTRSFHYSNFALAAYARMGRYGEKLNTDVWGFELDGRTMKKAFALVSDQTGKSPQAWPFEELRYLPSEATGPMLAAARAYKDATFVESARLLADENPQDINLLIPGSVLVK
- a CDS encoding oligogalacturonate-specific porin KdgM family protein; translated protein: MKKIATLLLAVAFCPLVSQAVTLDIRGGYREGSHKYESRFKMSQAWSNGFWLSMETDNKQGVDGFEQSTTDYNEIEGNYKYKLTNTVAMQPGMIYHWGSAGAQIRPYVKFIWNMTPETWSGIRLRYDWNQYDSVDLAGNNDKASVGRVDLYFGWQNDKWYIQDNPVFYRYVNDFNYNNDKQSAWENDLVIKYKLSKVWQPYIEWDYMGQQGSYQGRRGLTENRYRVGISINI